In Blattabacterium cuenoti, a single window of DNA contains:
- a CDS encoding MIP/aquaporin family protein, producing MNNILSEIIGTMILVFLGNGVVANVLLSKTKGNDKYRGWLMITIGWSLAVFMSSLVSYPYSGSHLNPSVTISLALVGKFQWNLVPRYIISQFIGSMLGAFMVWILYRNHFLETDNQECKLSVFSTIPAIRNFFYNLLSEFLTSFIFIFLILHLTDESGSIDHTNPDLVWYLKSFSASIIVLGIGLSLGGPTGYAINPARDLGSRIVYSLISINDKVKSSNWNYAIIPILGSIFGSIFASMFYLLLS from the coding sequence ATGAATAACATACTTTCTGAAATTATAGGAACCATGATTTTGGTTTTTTTAGGTAATGGAGTGGTTGCTAATGTTCTTCTATCTAAAACTAAAGGAAATGATAAATATAGAGGATGGTTAATGATTACAATTGGTTGGTCATTAGCCGTTTTTATGAGTTCTTTAGTTTCTTATCCATATAGTGGATCTCATTTAAATCCTTCAGTAACAATAAGTTTAGCATTAGTAGGAAAATTTCAGTGGAACTTAGTTCCACGTTATATTATTTCTCAATTTATTGGATCGATGTTAGGTGCATTTATGGTATGGATATTATATAGAAATCATTTTTTAGAAACTGATAATCAAGAATGTAAATTATCTGTTTTTTCTACAATTCCTGCCATAAGGAATTTTTTTTATAATTTATTGAGCGAATTTTTAACTAGTTTTATATTTATATTTTTAATTTTACATTTAACAGATGAATCTGGTTCTATTGATCATACAAATCCTGATTTAGTATGGTATTTAAAATCTTTTTCTGCATCGATAATTGTTTTAGGAATTGGGTTATCTTTAGGTGGCCCGACAGGTTATGCTATTAACCCTGCTCGTGATTTAGGATCGAGAATTGTATATTCATTGATTTCAATTAATGATAAAGTAAAAAGTAGTAATTGGAATTATGCAATTATTCCTATATTAGGATCTATTTTTGGAAGTATTTTTGCTTCAATGTTTTATTTATTATTATCATAA